The window TGCCGTGCAGCTGCGGGTCCGTCGTGGCTGGTCGCGCCGTTCCCCGCGCCCCTACGGGGCACGCCCCGCCCACGCTCGTACGACCCGGACCCACTACACCGCGAGGCACACCGAATGAACTGGGACGACACGACCGACGACGCCACCGCCGAGCGGCTCGTCGGCGCGTCCGCCGACCATGAGGAGCAGGCCGTCGAGGCCGCCCTGCGCCCCAAGGACCTCGACGAGTTCATCGGCCAGGAAAAGGTCAGGGAACAGCTCGACCTCGTCCTGCGTGCCGCACGAGCGCGTGGCGCCACCGCCGACCACGTGCTGCTCTCCGGAGCCCCCGGCCTGGGCAAGACCACCCTCTCGATGATCATCGCCGCCGAGATGGAGGCCCCGATCCGCATCACCAGCGGCCCCGCCATCCAGCACGCGGGCGACCTCGCGGCGATCCTCTCCTCCCTCCAGGAGGGCGAGGTCCTCTTCCTCGACGAGATCCACCGCATGTCGAGGCCCGCCGAGGAGATGCTGTACATGGCGATGGAGGACTTCCGCGTCGACGTCATCGTCGGCAAGGGGCCCGGCGCCACCGCCATCCCGCTCGAGCTGCCGCCCTTCACGCTCGTCGGCGCCACCACGCGCGCGGGCCTGCTGCCGCCACCGCTGCGCGACCGCTTCGGCTTCACCGCCCACATGGAGTTCTACGAGCCGGCCGAGCTGGAGCGCGTCATCCACCGCTCCGCGCACCTGCTCGACGTGGAGATCGGCACGGAGGGCGCCGCCGAGATCGCCGGCCGCTCCCGGGGCACGCCCCGTATCGCCAACCGCCTGCTGCGCCGGGTCCGCGACTACGCCCAGGTGAAGGCCGACGGCGTCATCACCCGGGACATCGCCGAGGCCGCCCTCGCCGTGTACGAGGTGGACAGCCGCGGCCTCGACCGCCTCGACCGAGGCGTCCTCGAAGCCCTTCTGAAGCTCTTCGGCGGCGGCCCCGTCGGTCTCTCCACGCTCGCCGTGGCCGTCGGGGAGGAGCGGGAGACCGTCGAGGAGGTCGCCGAGCCCTTCCTCGTCCGCGAGGGACTGCTGGCCCGTACGCCCCGCGGACGCGTGGCGACACCGGCGGCATGGGCGCATCTCGGCCTCACGCCACCCCGGTCGTCAACCGGTGGAATCGGACAAGGGGACCTGTTCGGGGCGTGACGGCGAGGGGGCTCGCGAGGTCAGGAACCACGGTGCGATGCTGAGCGTTGTTCCTTGACGGCGGACTCGCTTAGACTCCGCCGATGCCGCCCTTGTCGACGGCGCACATACCCCCATCCATCAGGCCGCTCACCATCGCGGTCGAATGAAGGAAGTTCCGTCCCGTGAGTCTCGTGACCCTCCTCCCGTTCATCGTGCTCATCGGGGCCATGTTCCTGATGACCCGGTCGGCCAAGAAGAAGCAGAATGCGGCTGCGCAGATGCGCAACGACATGCAGCCCGGCTCCGGAGTCCGCACGATCGGTGGCATGTACGCAACGGTGAAGGAGGTCAACGAGGACACGGTCCTCCTTGACGCAGGCCCGGGCGTCGACCTGCTCTTCGCGAAGAACGCGATCGGCGCGGTCCTGAGCGACGACGAGTACAACCGTCTCGTTCACGGCATCGAGCACGACCTGAAGGACGACGAGTCGGTCGTTCCGGACGACGCCTCCTCCCTCACCGAGACCGACGAGCCCGCCGACGCTTCCGACGACAAGCCCATCGACCTCGGCAAGAAGGACACGGACGACGAGTCCGACGTCGCGGAGCCGAAGAAGGCCGACGGCGCAGACCTGAAGAAGTCCGACGGCGAGTCCGACGCGAAGTAGTCATGACCGGGGACCGCGGAGTGCGCCGCTCGCGCGCCGTGGTCCCGGGTCGTAGGGCTTCGCGCGGATCCTCGACACCATTTCATGCCCGTCCGCGAAGGTACTGAGAGACCGGGCGGACGAAGAGGGAGAACGAGAAGGTGGCAGCACCTAAGAAGGGCCGAAAGCAGGGCGCCCAGGGCAGGCCGGGGCGCACCTTGGTCCTGATCCTGATCGCCATCGTGGCGCTCACCGGTGGAATGTTCGCCTCCGGGCACACGAAGCCGCGCCTCGGCATCGACCTCGCCGGGGGTACGAGCATCACGCTCGAGGCGAAGGAAGAGCCCGGTCAGAAGGGCGCGATCAACAAGACCAACATGGACACCGCGGTCGACATCATGAACCGCCGTGTCAACGGTCTGGGTGTCTCCGAGGCGGAGGTCCAGACCCAGGGCGATCGCAACATCATCGTCAACATTCCCAAGGGCACGAACTCCAAGCAGGCCCGGGAACAGGTCGGCACCACCGCCAAGCTCTACTTCCGTCCCGTCCTGACCACCGAGGTCTCCGGCGGGGACCCCGCCGCCAGCCCCTCGCCGAGCGCCTCCGGCAGCCCCTCCGGCAGCCCTTCCGCGGGCTCGGACAAGGACGGTGACAAGGCGGGCGACAAGGCCACTTCGTCCTCGTCGCCCGCCGCCACCCCCTCGTCCACCTCACAGGGCCGGGCGGTCACGGACGCGCTGAAGGCCGACCCCACCCCCTCGGGAAGCGGTTCCGCCGCCGCCTCCAGCCCGCCCGCCTCGCCGCCCGCGGAGGCCGACCCGGCGACCGCCAAGCTCCAGGCGCAGTACACCGCGCTGGACTGCACCAAGAGGACGGTCCGCGCGAAGGCCGGTGACGGCGTCAAGGCCGAGGAACCGACCGTGGCCTGCGGTCAGAACGCCCAGGGTCAGTGGCAGAAGTACATTCTCGGCCCGGCCGAGGTCGAGGGCACCGACGTCGACAAGGCCGCGGCCCTGTTCGACTCGCAGGGCGGCGCGGGCTGGAAGGTCACCATGGACTTCACGTCCAAGGGAGCCGACAAGTTCGCGAGCATCACCGGCAAGCTGGCGAAGAACCAGTCCCCGCAGAACCAGTTCGCCATCGTCCTCGACGGTGAGGTCGTCTCCGACCCGTACGTCAGCCAGGCGCTGACCGGCGGCAACGCGGAGATCTCCGGCAGCTTCAACCAGCAGGAGGCCGAGGACCTGGCCAACATGCTGTCGTACGGCGCGCTGCCGCTCACCTTCCAGGAGGCGAGTGTCACCACCGTGGACGCCGCGCTCGGTGGCGAGCAGCTGGAGGCCGGTCTGATCGCCGGTGCCATCGGTCTGGCCCTGGTCATCATCTACCTGGTGGTCTACTACCGGGGTCTGTCGCTGGTGGCCATCGCCTCGCTGCTGGTCTCCGCGGCCATGACCTACGTGATCATGTCGCTGCTCGGCCCGACCATCGGCTTCGCGCTGAACCTCCCGGCGGTCTGCGGCGCCATCGTGGCCATCGGCATCACGGCGGACTCGTTCATCGTGTTCTTCGAACGTATCCGTGACGAGATCCGCGAAGGCCGCTCGCTGCGGCCCGCGGTCGAGCGGGGCTGGCCGCGCGCCCGGCGCACCATCCTGGTCTCGGACTTCGTGTCGTTCCTCGCCGCCGCGGTGCTCTTCGTCGTCACGGTCGGCAAGGTGCAGGGCTTCGCCTTCACGCTGGGTCTGACCACCCTGCTTGACGTGGTCGTCGTCTTCTTCTTCACCAAGCCGCTGATGACGATTCTCTCCCGCAAGAAGTTCTTCGCGGAGGGCCACAGCTGGTCCGGCCTCGACCCGAAGCGACTGGGCGTCCAGCCGCCGCTGCGCCGCACCCGTCGCGTGTCCGCCCCCGTCGACACGAAGGAGGCGTGAGATGTCGAAACTCGGCACCCTCGGCGCCCGGCTCCACCGAGGCGAGATCGGCTACGACTTCGTCGGCAAGCGCATGATCTGGTACGGCGTCTCGATCCTGATCACCATCACGGCCATCGTCGGTCTGGCGGTGCGCGGCCTGAACATGGGCATCGAGTTCCAGGGTGGAGCCGTCTTCACCACCGAGCGGATCAGTGTCTCGGCGAGCCAGGCCGAGAAGTACGCGGAAGACGCCGCCGGACACGACGCGATCGTGCAGAAGCTCGGCACGGGCGGTCTGCGCATCCAGATCGCCAGCATCGACACCGCCAAGTCGGACCAGATCAAGGAAGTACTCGCCAAGGACCTGAACGTCGACGCGGAGAAGATCAGCGCCGACCTGGTCGGCCCCAGCTGGGGGGACCAGGTCGCCGCGAAGGCCTGGCAGGGCCTGGCGATCTTCATGGTCCTCGTGGTGATCTATCTGGCGATCGCCTTCGAGTGGCGCATGGCCGTGGCCGCGCTGGTGGCGCTCATCCACGACATCACCATCACGGTCGGCATCTACGCCCTGGTCGGCTTCGAAGTGACACCGGGCACCGTGATCGGTCTGCTCACGATCCTCGGTTACTCGCTGTACGACACAGTGGTCGTCTTCGACAGCCTCAAGGAACAGACGAAGGACATCACCAAACAGACCCGCTGGACCTACAGCGAGATCGCCGACCGCTCGATCAACGGCACCCTGGTGCGGTCGATCAACACCACGGTCGTCGCGCTCCTCCCGGTGGCCGGCCTGCTCTTCATCGGCGGCGGTGTCCTCGGCGCGGGCATGCTCAACGACATCTCGCTGTCGCTGTTCGTCGGCCTCGCGGCCGGTGCGTACTCCTCGATCTTCATCGCCACGCCGCTCGTCGCCGACCTCAAGGAGCGCGAGCCGCAGATAAAGGCACTCAGGAAGCGCGTACTGGCCAAGCGGTCCGCCGCCGCGGCGAAGGGCGAGTCCCTGGAGGCCCCGGTCGCCGCCCAGGTGTACGACGACGAGGAGCCGGAGGACGCGACCCCCGCCGTCGTCGGACCCCGCGGGCAGCGCGCTCAGCCGTCGGCCCGGGGCAGGGGCCGTGGCCGCCCCTCGGGGAAGCGCCGATGACCGGCATCCAGGAGCTGCTGCTCAGCCGCATCCGTGACGTACCCGATTACCCGGAGCCGGGCGTGATGTTCAAGGACATCACGCCGCTCCTGGCGGACCCGGCGGCGTTCACGGCGCTCACCGACGCGCTGGCCGAGCTCAGTGTCCGCAGCGGCGCCACGAAGATCGTCGGCCTGGAGGCCCGCGGCTTCATCCTGGGCGCGCCCGTCGCGGTCCGCGCGGGCCTCGGCTTCATCCCCGTACGCAAGGCGGGCAAGCTCCCCGGAGCGACCCTCGGCCAGGCGTACGACCTGGAGTACGGCTCCGCCGAGATCGAGGTGCACGCCGAGGACCTGAGCGCGAGCGATCGTGTCATGGTCATCGACGACGTCCTCGCCACCGGTGGCACCGCGGAGGCGTCGCTCCGGCTGATCCGCCGGGCGGGCGCCGAGGTCGCGGGTGTCGCCGTGCTCATGGAGCTCGGGTTCCTGGGCGGCCGTGCCCGTCTGGAGACGGCCCTGGACGGCGCTCCCCTGGAGGCGCTGCTCACGATCTGAGCGACCCGCGGACCCGGACGGCACCTGGTCCGGCACCGCTCAGAACCCGTACGACACCGCGCAGGCGGGCTCCGGAGGAATCCGGGGCCCGCCTCTCGCGTTTCTCCCATGGAAGGCCGTCCCACCGGCCGAAGGCGAGTCCGGAGCCCAGGATCGCTACCATGGGGTTTCCGGAGCCTGACCGGGGACCCGGATCGCGCACGAGGAGCCCTCTTGCCAGACGAGGCCCAGCCACTCGCCCCCAGGGCTGAACGCATGGGGGTACCCCCAGCCGCCGCCAAGCCCGACCCGTCCGCGGCGACCGCGGGCACGCCCGCGCCGCCCGCGAAGAGCGGGTCGGCCGACGCCAGGGCGGCCGAGCAGTCGCGCCCCGAGCCGGCGGCCTCCGAGCGTCAGGCCCCCGCGCCCGCCGCCCGGCCCGCGACCGGCCAGCCCGCGCGCTCCGGTGGCTCCTCCAACCGGGTGCGTGCCCGGCTCGCCCGTCTCGGCGTGCAGCGGTCCAATCCGTACAACCCGGTCCTGGAGCCGCTGCTGCGGATAGTGCGCAGCAACGACCCGAAGATCGAGACGTCCACGCTCCGCCAGGTCGAGCGCGCCTACCAGGTGGCCGAGCGCTGGCACCGCGGCCAGAAGCGCAAGAGCGGCGACCCGTACATCACGCATCCCCTCGCCGTGACGACGATCCTCGCCGAGCTGGGCATGGACCCGGCCACGCTGATGGCGGGGCTCCTGCACGACACGGTCGAGGACACGGAGTACGGCCTCGACACCCTGCGCAAGGACTTCGGCGACCAGGTCGCGCTGCTCGTCGACGGCGTCACCAAGCTCGACAAGGTCAAGTTCGGCGAGGCCGCACAGGCCGAGACCGTCCGCAAGATGGTCGTCGCCATGGCCAAGGACCCGCGCGTCCTGGTCATCAAGCTCGCCGACCGCCTGCACAACATGCGCACCATGCGGTATCTCAAGCGCGAGAAGCAGGAGAAGAAGGCGCGCGAGACCCTGGAGATCTACGCGCCGCTCGCCCACCGCCTGGGCATGAACACCATCAAGTGGGAGCTGGAGGACCTCGCCTTCGCGATCCTCTACCCCAAGATGTACGACGAGATCGTGCGTCTGGTCGCCGAGCGCGCCCCCAAGCGCGACGAGTACCTCGCCATAGTGACCGACGAGGTCCAGTCCGACCTGCGCGCGGCCCGTATCAAGGCGACCGTCACCGGCCGCCCGAAGCACTACTACAGCGTCTACCAGAAGATGATCGTCCGCGGCCGTGACTTCGCGGAGATCTACGACCTGGTGGGCATCCGCGTCCTTGTCGACACGGTTCGCGACTGCTACGCGGCACTGGGCACCGTCCACGCCCGCTGGAACCCGGTTCCGGGGCGGTTCAAGGACTACATCGCGATGCCCAAGTTCAACATGTACCAGTCGCTGCACACGACGGTCATCGGCCCCAACGGCAAGCCGGTCGAACTCCAGATCCGTACGTTCGACATGCACCGTCGCGCCGAGTACGGCATCGCGGCCCACTGGAAGTACAAGCAGGAGGCCGTCGCCGGCGCCTCCAAGGTGCGCTCCGACCAGCCGAGGACCACCGGCAAGGACGACCACCTCAACGACATGGCGTGGCTGCGCCAGCTCCTCGACTGGCAGAAGGAGACCGAGGACCCGGGCGAGTTCCTGGAGTCCCTGCGCTTCGACCTGTCGCGCAACGAGGTCTTCGTCTTCACGCCGAAGGGCGACGTGATAGCGCTGCCGGCCGGCGCCACGCCCGTGGACTTCTCCTACGCGGTGCACACGGAGGTGGGCCACCGCACCATAGGAGCACGCGTCAACGGACGCCTCGTACCGCTCGAGTCCACCCTCGACAACGGCGACCTGGTGGAGGTCTTCACCTCCAAGGCGGCCGGCGCCGGACCGTCCCGGGACTGGCTGGGCTTCGTCAAGTCGCCCCGCGCCCGCAACAAGATCCGCGCCTGGTTCTCCAAGGAGCGCCGCGACGAGGCGATCGAGCAGGGCAAGGACTCCATCGCGCGAGCCATGCGCAAGCAGAACCTGCCGATCCAGCGCATCCTCACCGGTGACTCGCTGGTCACGCTCGCGCACGAGATGCGCTACCCCGACATCTCGTCCCTGTACGCGGCGATCGGCGAGGGCCACGTGGCCGCGCAGGGCGTCGTGCAGAAGCTCGTCCAGGCGCTCGGCGGTGAGGAGGCCGCCACCGAGGAGATCGACGAGAGCATTCCGCCCGCGCGCGGCCGCAAGCGCCGCTCCAACGCCGACCCGGGTGTCGTCGTCAAGGGCGTCGACGACGTGTGGGTCAAGCTGGCCCGCTGTTGTACGCCCGTCCCCGGAGACCCGATCATGGGCTTCGTCACGCGCGGCAGTGGGGTGTCGGTGCACCGCACCGACTGCGTCAACGTCGACTCGCTGTCCCGCGAGCCGGAGCGCATCCTCGAGGTCGAGTGGGCCCCCACCCAGTCGTCCGTCTTCCTGGTCGCCATCCAGGTCGAGGCCCTCGACCGCTCCCGGCTCCTGTCGGACGTCACGAGGATCCTGTCCGACCAGCACGTGAACATCCTGTCGGCGGCCGTCCAGACGTCCCGCGACCGGGTGGCCACCTCCCGCTTCACCTTCGAGATGGGCGACCCGAAGCACCTGGGACACGTCCTGAAGGCGGTCAGGGGAGTGGAGGGCGTCTACGACGTGTACCGGGTGACGTCGGCGCGCAGGCCCTCCGAGGCCTGAGACCCGCGGCCCGGCATGGGGCCACCGGCACGAAGGAGGGGCCCCGTACGGTGCGTACGGGGCCCCTCCTTCGTGCTGTCGCGGAACTCAGCCGCCGAACTCGTGCAGACCCTTCAGGGCCTGGTCGAGCAGCGCCTGGCGGCCGTCGAGCTCCCGCTGGAGCTTGTCGGCCTTCGCGTTGTTGCCCGCGGAGCGCGCGGTCTCGATCTGGCCCTGGAGCTTGTCCACGGCGGCCTGGAGCTGGCCCGTCAGACCCTCGGCACGCGCGCGTGCCTCCGGGTTCGTCCGGCGCCACTCGGTCTCCTCGGTATCCTGGAGAGCCCGCTCCACCGCGTGCATCCGCCCCTCGACCTTCGGGCGGGCGTCGCGCGGCACGTGGCCGATGGCCTCCCACCGCTCGTTGAGCGAACGAAAGGCGGCCCTGGCCGCCTTGAGGTCCTGCACCGGGACGAGCTTCTCGGCCTCCTCGGCCAGCTCCTCCTTGAGCTTCAGGTTCTCCGTCTGCTCCGCGTCCCGCTCGGCGAAGACCGAGCTGCGGGCCGCGAAGAACACGTCCTGGGCGCCGCGGAAGCGGTTCCACAGGTCGTCCTCGTGCTCGCGCTGGGCACGGCCCGCGGCCTTCCAGTCCGCCATCAGCTCGCGGTAGCGGGCCGCCGTCGGGCCCCAGTCGCTCGATCCGGAGAGCGACTCGGCCTCCGCGACCAGCTTCTCCTTGGTCTTGCGGGCCTCCTCGCGCTGCGCGTCCAGGGACGCGAAGTGCGCCTTGCGGCGCTTGGAGAACGCCGAGCGCGCGTGCGAGAAGCGGTGCCACAGCTCGTCGTCGGACTTCCGGTCGAGCCGCGGCAGACCCTTCCAGGTGTCCACCAGCGCGCGCAGCCGCTCACCGGCGGACCGCCACTGGTCGGACTGGGCGAGCTCCTCGGCCTCGGTGACCAGGGCCTCCTTGGAGTGCCTGGCCTCGTCGGACTGCTTCGCCCGTTGTGCCTTGCGCTCCTCACGGCGTGCGTCGACCGTCTCGACGAGCTTGTCCAACCGCTTGCGCAGCGCGTCCAGATCCCCGACCGCGTGGTGGGCGTCCACCTGCTCGCGGATGTGACCGATGGCGATCTGGGCGTCCTTCGACGACAGGTCGGTGGTCTTCACCCGCCGCTCGAGGAGGCCGATCTCCACGACCAGGCCCTCGTACTTGCGCTCGAAGTAGGCCAGTGCCTCGTCGGGAGTCCCGGCCTGCCAGGAACCGACGACCTGCTCGCCGTCGGCCGTACGCACGTACACGGTCCCCGTCTCGTCGACGCGGCCCCACGGGTCGCTGCTCACAGCGCCTCCTCCACATGATGCCTGCGTGGGGCTGCTTCGCCCCCGGCATCGTCCACAGTTTCGTCACGGCCAACATAGGCGACCGGCGGGGCGGCTGTCCGCATCCCGCGCGACCGAAATTTCGCTGCTGGAGGTCAGGATTTCGTCACGGTGGCCTTGTCGATCACGACCGTCGCGTTGGGTGCTCCGTCGCCCTGGCCAGTGCTCTCGCCGGCCCCGGCGATTTTCTTCATCACCTTCATGCCCGATTCGGAAATAGTCCCGAACGGTGTGTAGTTGGCCGGCAACTGGCTGTCCTGGTACACGAGGAAGAACTGGCTGCCGCCGCTGTTGCGGCCTTGCTTCGTCTCCGCGTTGTACTGGTTGGCCATCGCCACCGTGCCCGCCGGATACACCTGGCCCTTGAGGCGCTTGTCCTTGAGGTTCTCGTCCGGAATCGTGTAGCCGGGGCCGCCCATGCCGGTGCCCTTCGGGTCACCGCACTGGAGCACGTAGATGCCGTTCGTGGTGAGCCGGTGGCACTTGGTGTGGTCCAGGTAGCCCTTGCCCACCAGGAAGTTGAACGAGTTCACCGTGTGCGGGGCCTTCGAGGCCGGCATGTCGATGTCTATTGCGCCGCAGGTCGTCTGCAGCTTCATCGTGTAGTCCGCCGACTTGTCGATGGTCATCGCCGGCTCCTTCTTGTAGCTCAGCGACTTCACCTTGCCCTTGGCGGCCTTGTCGCAGGGGTCCGGCGCCTTGCTGGGCGCGGAAGGGCTCGGGGTGGCCTCCGCGGCCGCGTCGGACTTGTTGTCGTCCTGCTTGAAGACCCCGGTCGCGTACGACACCACGCTGCCCACGACGACCACGCCGAGGACGGACGCGATCACCGTGTTACGAGCGTGTGCCTTGCGCCGAGCGGACGTGCGCCGCTGCTGCTGCCGCAAGAACTTCTCCCGGGCGAGCTGACGCCGCCGCTGTTCCTGGGTGACCACCGGGTTATCTCCTCATGCGTCTCGTACGTCAGGTGGGACGCGTGCGTCTTGTGAGCCGACCGCCTGCGTGTGCCCCGTACCGTATATGGGTTCGCTGTGGTTCCGGCAGCGCCGGTAGGCTCTGATCCACAGCGATGCCATTCCCCGTACGACATACCGAAGGACGAACGTGCTCATTGCCGGGTTCCCCGCCGGGGCCTGGGGCACCAACTGTTACTTGGTCGCCCCCGCCGCGGGTGAGGAGTGCGTGATCATCGACCCGGGCCACCAGGCCGCCCAGGGCGTCGAGGAAGCACTCCAGAAGCATCGGCTCAAGCCCGTCGCCGTCGTCCTCACCCATGGCCACCTCGACCATGTCGCCTCGGTCGTCCCGGTGTGCGGCGCGCACGACGTACCGGCGTGGATCCACCCCGAGGACCGGTACATGATGAGCGACCCGGAGCGGGCGCTCGGCCGCTCGATCGGGATGCCGCTGATGGGTGAGATCACGGTCGGCGAACCGGACGACGTGTTGGAGCTGACGGACGGCGCCGCGCTGAAGCTGGCCGGACTCGACTTCTCGGTCGCGCACGCGCCCGGCCATACGAAGGGGTCGGTGACGTTCCGGATGCCCGAGAACACGGAGATCCCGTCCGTCTTCTTCTCCGGGGATCTGCTCTTCGCCGGCTCCATCGGACGCACCGACCTGCCCGGCGGTGACATGGACGAGATGCTCGGCTCGCTGGCCCGTGTGTGCCTGCCGCTCGACGACTCGACCGTGGTGCTGTCCGGCCACGGCCCCCAGACGACCATCGGCCAGGAGCGCGCCACCAACCCGTACTTGCGGCAGGTGGCGGCGGCCGGCCCGGGAGCGGACCCTTCCTCCGCTCCTCGACGAGGAATGTGACGAGAGACTTCCGTTGAGTACTTTCAAGGCCCCCAAGGGCACGTACGACCTGATTCCGCCGGACAGCGCGAAGTACCTCGCGGTGCGTGACGCGATCGCCGCCCCGCTGCGGAACTCGGGCTACGGATACATCGAGACGCCCGGTTTCGAGAGCGTCGAGCTGTTCGCGCGCGGCGTCGGTGAGTCCACCGACATCGTGACCAAGGAGATGTACGCCTTCGAGACCAAGGGCGGCGACAGGCTGGCGCTGCGCCCCGAGGGCACGGCGTCCGTGCTGCGGGCCGCCCTGGAGGCCAACCTCCACAAGGCGGGCAACCTCCCCGTCAAGCTCTGGTACTCGGGCTCCTACTACCGCTACGAGCGCCCCCAGAAGGGCCGGTACAGGCACTTCTCCCAGGTCGGCGCCGAGGCGATCGGTGCCGAGGACCCGGCCCTGGACGCCGAGTTGATCATCCTGGCCGACCAGGCGTACCGCTCACTGGGGCTGCGGGACTTCCGGATCCTCCTCAACTCGCTCGGCGACCAGGAGTGCCGTCCCGTCTACCGGGCCGCGCTCCAGGACTTCCTGCGGGGTCTGGACCTGGACGAGGAGACCCTGCGCCGCGCCGACATCAACCCTCTGCGGGTCCTTGACGACAAGCGGGACGACGTCCAGAAGCAGCTCGTGGGCGCCCCGCTCCTGCGGGACTACCTCTGTGACGCGTGCAAGGCGTACCACGAGGAGGTGCGCGAGCTGATCACGGCCGCGGGCGTCTCCTTCGAGGACGACGCGAAGCTGGTCCGCGGGCTGGACTACTACACCCGCACCACCTTCGAGTTCGTGCACGACGGTCTGGGATCGCAGTCCGCGGTGGGCGGTGGCGGACGGTACGACGGTCTGTCCGAGATGATCGGCGGCCCCGCCCTGCCGTCCGTCGGCTGGGCCCTGGGTGTCGACCGTACGGTTCTCGCGCTCGAGGCCGAGGGTGTGACGCTCGAACTGCCCGCGTCCACCAGCGTGTTCGCGGTGCCGCTCGGGGACGAGGCGCGGCGTGTGCTGTTCGGTGTGGTGAGCGAGCTGCGCAGGAACGGGGTCGCGGCGGACTTCTCGTACGGCGCGAAGGGGCTCAAGGGAGCCATGAAGAACGCCAACCGCAGTGGCGCCCGCTACACGGTCGTCGCCGGTGAGCGTGACCTCGCCGAGGGCGTCGTGCAGCTGAAGGACATGGAGTCGGGCGAGCAGGTGGCGGTCGGCGTCAACGAGATCGTGGCCGAGCTGGAGTCCCGGCTGAGCTGAGGCGGAGGCCGGGACCGGGGGCCGGGGTTCGCCCGTCACCCTTCCCCTTCCCTTTCCTGTTCGGGGGCTCCGCCCCGAACAGGCGTCCTCACGCCTCGGACGGGCTCGAAGGCCGAGCCCGTCCGAGGCGTGAGAACTCACTCCAGCAGGCCGAACCTCGTGGCGCTGGTCGCGGCCGCCGTGCGGTCGTCCACCCCCGGCTTGCCGAAGGCCCGCAGCAGATGGCTCTTCACCGTCGACTCGCCGATTCGCCGACCCTCCTGCCCCGTGAGCCGCAGATAGATCCGGCTGCCCGTCTTCTCCCGCGGGCCCACCGGGCCGATGACCTCCGCCCGATCGCGCGGCTTCGGGTGGTAGCGCGCGACATGCCGCACGGTCTCGCCCACCGTCAACTCCGCGGGTGCCGATTCGTCCTGCCGGACGATGCCGACGCGTGAGCGCCACGCGCGCGTGCCCGTCGCCGGGTCCGAACCCAGGACCGAGACGTCACCCGCGTCCCTGGAGCGGTTGCCCTGCAGGAGCTCCACGGTGGTGCTCCTGCCCGCGCCGTGGGGTCCGAGCAGGCCGAAGACCTCGCCCCGCCGGATCGGGAGATCGATGCCGTCGACCGCGGTGACGTCCCCGTACCGCTTGCGCCAGCCCCCGTACGTCCACAGCGGGTTCGTTCGCGTGTGCTGTCATGCCGACGAGCGTCCCGCCGGAGCGGGCCTTCCGGGGCGACCGCACGTACTTCCTTATGTCCATCGAACGGTGGACACACGCGCGTGTGCGGCACAATGACCCTGCCCGGATGGTCCTCTCGAGCTACGGAAACGGCGTGATGAGCAAGACGACAGTCAGGGAAGGCGCCTCCACCCACCAGGTGGCCGCCACAGCCCCACGCACCGTGGGCGGCGGTCGTGCCCTCGCCCTTCTGCTGGTGATCACGGGCGCGGCCGGACTGCTGGCCTCCTGGGTCATCACCATCGACAAGTTCAAGCTGCTGGAGGACCCGAACTTCACGCCGGGCTGCAGCCTGAACCCGGTCGTCTCCTGCGGCAACATCATGAAGAGCGACCAGGCCTCCGTCTTCGGGTTCCCCAACCCGATGATGGGCCTCGTCGCCTACGGCATCGTGATCGGTGTCGGCATGAGCCTGCTCGGCCGGGCCACCTTCCCGCGCTGGTACTGGCTGACCTTCAACGCGGGCACGCTGTTCGGCGTC of the Streptomyces aurantiacus genome contains:
- a CDS encoding RelA/SpoT family protein, whose amino-acid sequence is MPDEAQPLAPRAERMGVPPAAAKPDPSAATAGTPAPPAKSGSADARAAEQSRPEPAASERQAPAPAARPATGQPARSGGSSNRVRARLARLGVQRSNPYNPVLEPLLRIVRSNDPKIETSTLRQVERAYQVAERWHRGQKRKSGDPYITHPLAVTTILAELGMDPATLMAGLLHDTVEDTEYGLDTLRKDFGDQVALLVDGVTKLDKVKFGEAAQAETVRKMVVAMAKDPRVLVIKLADRLHNMRTMRYLKREKQEKKARETLEIYAPLAHRLGMNTIKWELEDLAFAILYPKMYDEIVRLVAERAPKRDEYLAIVTDEVQSDLRAARIKATVTGRPKHYYSVYQKMIVRGRDFAEIYDLVGIRVLVDTVRDCYAALGTVHARWNPVPGRFKDYIAMPKFNMYQSLHTTVIGPNGKPVELQIRTFDMHRRAEYGIAAHWKYKQEAVAGASKVRSDQPRTTGKDDHLNDMAWLRQLLDWQKETEDPGEFLESLRFDLSRNEVFVFTPKGDVIALPAGATPVDFSYAVHTEVGHRTIGARVNGRLVPLESTLDNGDLVEVFTSKAAGAGPSRDWLGFVKSPRARNKIRAWFSKERRDEAIEQGKDSIARAMRKQNLPIQRILTGDSLVTLAHEMRYPDISSLYAAIGEGHVAAQGVVQKLVQALGGEEAATEEIDESIPPARGRKRRSNADPGVVVKGVDDVWVKLARCCTPVPGDPIMGFVTRGSGVSVHRTDCVNVDSLSREPERILEVEWAPTQSSVFLVAIQVEALDRSRLLSDVTRILSDQHVNILSAAVQTSRDRVATSRFTFEMGDPKHLGHVLKAVRGVEGVYDVYRVTSARRPSEA
- a CDS encoding DUF349 domain-containing protein; the encoded protein is MSSDPWGRVDETGTVYVRTADGEQVVGSWQAGTPDEALAYFERKYEGLVVEIGLLERRVKTTDLSSKDAQIAIGHIREQVDAHHAVGDLDALRKRLDKLVETVDARREERKAQRAKQSDEARHSKEALVTEAEELAQSDQWRSAGERLRALVDTWKGLPRLDRKSDDELWHRFSHARSAFSKRRKAHFASLDAQREEARKTKEKLVAEAESLSGSSDWGPTAARYRELMADWKAAGRAQREHEDDLWNRFRGAQDVFFAARSSVFAERDAEQTENLKLKEELAEEAEKLVPVQDLKAARAAFRSLNERWEAIGHVPRDARPKVEGRMHAVERALQDTEETEWRRTNPEARARAEGLTGQLQAAVDKLQGQIETARSAGNNAKADKLQRELDGRQALLDQALKGLHEFGG
- a CDS encoding peptidylprolyl isomerase; translated protein: MVTQEQRRRQLAREKFLRQQQRRTSARRKAHARNTVIASVLGVVVVGSVVSYATGVFKQDDNKSDAAAEATPSPSAPSKAPDPCDKAAKGKVKSLSYKKEPAMTIDKSADYTMKLQTTCGAIDIDMPASKAPHTVNSFNFLVGKGYLDHTKCHRLTTNGIYVLQCGDPKGTGMGGPGYTIPDENLKDKRLKGQVYPAGTVAMANQYNAETKQGRNSGGSQFFLVYQDSQLPANYTPFGTISESGMKVMKKIAGAGESTGQGDGAPNATVVIDKATVTKS
- a CDS encoding MBL fold metallo-hydrolase produces the protein MLIAGFPAGAWGTNCYLVAPAAGEECVIIDPGHQAAQGVEEALQKHRLKPVAVVLTHGHLDHVASVVPVCGAHDVPAWIHPEDRYMMSDPERALGRSIGMPLMGEITVGEPDDVLELTDGAALKLAGLDFSVAHAPGHTKGSVTFRMPENTEIPSVFFSGDLLFAGSIGRTDLPGGDMDEMLGSLARVCLPLDDSTVVLSGHGPQTTIGQERATNPYLRQVAAAGPGADPSSAPRRGM